A stretch of DNA from Campylobacter gracilis:
CCTTTAAATTTTGCGCGTCCTGCTTGCTGCACAGCGCGTTTAGCTCAAAACCCATGCGCCCCTTTTTCATAAAAATAGAGCGGCTAAACACGTCCAGCGCGCCATTTTCTCGCAAAATTTCGCACGCAAGCGCAAAGCTCTCGGCGTCCATATCGTCGATGTTTGTGGAGATCAGAATTTGCTTGCAAACTGTGCTGCATCCAGCCTGCGTGCTTAAATTTGACTCGCCGCTTTCGTCGCTTAAATGCGACTCGCAGATCATCGCGCGAAGCACGTTTGCAAAGCCCGCGGCATCTTTGTCGCCCGCGCCGTAGCCGATCTTTTCGATCCTAAAGCTCGCGCCGTCTGTAAACTCGTCCGCACAGGCCTTTAAAATCGCCGCACCCGTGGGCGTAGTCATCTCAAAATTTGCGCGTCCGAGGCTTACGGGCACGCCTTTTAAAATTTCGCAAACGGCTGGCGCAGGCACGCTAAGTGCGCCGTGATCGCAGAGCGCTACGCCGCCACCGAGCTCGATTTTGGAGCTTACGACGCGCGAGACGCCGAGTTTTTCAAAAAGATATTCGATGCAGATCGCCGCGCCAGCGACGTCGGCGATGCTATCTATCGCGCCGATTTCGTGAAAATGCACCCGCTCTACCTCTGTGCCGTGAACTTTGGCTTCGGCCTGCGCGATCGTGCGAAATATCGCGCCCGCTCTTTGCTTGCAGCTCCGGCTTAAATTTGAACTTTCTAAAATTTGCCTGATACCCGCGTAGCTTCTGGCGTGAGGCTGCGATTTTAGCGGCACGACGTCGATTTTTGTCGCGGCGATGCCGTTTTTTAGCACGTTCTTGCGCTCTAGCTTAAATTCGCCGGCTAAATTTAACTTCTCTAGCTCGGCGCAAAGATAGTCAAAATCCACTCCGAGCTCCACCAGAGCGGCCAAGTTCATATCGCCGCTGACGCCCGCGCTCGCGTCGTAATATAAAATTTTAGCCAAGCCTAGGCCTTAGGCACCGTCATCGAGCCAAACGGCAGGATGATGATCTTCGCGTCTGCGCCCTTTTGCGCGAGCGCGTCGTCCACCGCCTTTTGGATGTCATGATACGGCTTTAGGTGTACGGCTCGCATCTCATCATCGCTTAGGTCGCTCACCGCCCAGGTCTGCGCCCAGAGCGAGATTTCGGCCATTTTAGCGGCTTTGTGATAGCCGAGCTTAAAGCCCGCGCTGATCTTTTCTAGTACCTTTTTAGGCGTATCGGCGGAAGCCATCAGATCAAAAAACGGCTTTGGTCCGATGCCGGTGCGGCACTTTGCGACCATTATTAAAATTCCATCCTGCGCGAGTGCTAGTTTGCCGTTATCTAGGGCTTTTTGCGCCTGATAGAGATCGACGTCCATCGGATAGGGCGCGACCGAGATCACGATATCTGCCTTGCGCGGGATATTTACGCAAAAGACCTCGTCTGCCTTTTTCACGCAGTCGTAAAAGCTGTCGTTCAAATCGCCCGCGCTTGCGTAATACACGCCGTGCTCGCTGTCAAGCACCGTCTGAATCGAAAAAACATCGATATGCGCAAGAACTTTCATCGCATCGATCATATCCTCGTGCACGGGGTTGCCCTCTAGTCGCAGAGCTTGTGCGTCGGAGCTAAGGGCTAGTTTGTGGTTTTGCGTGATGCTCTCGTACGATGCGGTGCCCGGCAAAAAGGCCTTTCTACCGCCCGTGTAGCCCGCGAAATAGTGCGGCTCGACCGAGCCTATGACGATTACCTTTTTGGCTTCTGCTACGATTTTGTTTAGATACATCTGCGTGCCGTTTTTTGACTCGCCTAAAAACACCATCTCGTCGTGCTTGGAGTCGTGATCGTGAACTTCGTTTTTGGCTCTGATCTCCGCGTAAATTTCTTTGCCGAAGATCATCTCGTACTCATCGAGCGAGCACTGCCTGTGGCAGCCGGTGGCGATGATGAAAATTTTATTTTTCTCGCGGATTTTTGGGTAAATTTGCTTTAAAATTTTTGCCGTCGGCGTAGGTCTCGTGCCGTCGTTTACGATGATAACGATCTTTTGCTCGCCCGCGATAAACTCGTCAAAGCTTTTTTGATTTATCGGATTTGCCAGAGCCTTTGCGATGAGCGCCGTTTCGTCAAATTTAGCCACGGGGTTTGGATCGAAAACGCCGAGCAAATTTTTCTCGTTTATCTCTAGATTTAGATGATCATCTTTGCCGTATGCGATAGGGATTTGCATATCTGCCTCCTGTGTGGAATTTGGCGGGATTATAACGTAAATTTTATTTAAAACGATTTAGCCTCGCGCGGGTTATGAACGGAATTTAGAAAGCTTTAGAATTTAAAAATTTTAAAAGCCGCTGGAGTTTGAAATTTAAAGCTCGCGAGCCGTCTGCCCGCGAGCATAACTATTATAAATAGCCGTAAAGATGTGCAAGCACAAAACCCACACCGCAAGCAGTAAGAACGCCGATCAAGCCAGGGAAAATGAAGCTATGGTTGATGACGAATCTACCGATATGCGTAGTGCCCGAGCGGTCGAACTGGATCGCCGCAAGATCACTTGGATAAGTAGGTAGGATATAGTATCCGTAGCAAGCCGGTGCAAACGCGATTATTAGACCCGGATCGATGCCGATAGTGACAGCAAGCGGAACGAAGGTCGCGATAGCCGCGGCTTGGGAATTTAAAAATTTACTGATGAGCAAAGAGACGATGATGTAGGTCCACGGATAGGCCTTAACGACCTCGCCGAGAGACGCTTTAAGCATCTCGATATGGGCGGTAAACATAGTCTCTGCCATCCATGAAATTCCATAAATGGCTACGAGCGCGATCATACCGCTATGAAAAATTTCGTTTTTAGCGATATTGCCCGCTTTGATACCCGAAGCAATCATCATGATGGACGCCGCTAAGAGCATGAAAATTTGAATGGTTAAGACCATATTTAAATTTGTGGTCTTTTTCATAGTATCTTTTACGACTATACTTGCGTTTGCGATGCTTTCGCTCTTATCGCCTGTCGTGATGACGACGTTTCCGTCTTGAGAGACGATGCTTTGGGTAAGCTTTTTATCTTTGTCGTAAATTTCGACGCTATTAAATTTCGTCGCATCTTTGGCTTTAGACTCTTTGACGTTTGAGACGACCTTGCCGCCGTCTACCATGGAGATGACCTGACCATCTTTGATCGTGATATTTTTGACCATTTTTTTATCGACGATGATCTCTACGGATTTGCCCGGGACATTTTTAGTCCACGCAGGACGCAAGCTTTTTTCGTAACCTAAAACCGCAACTAGCGCAATAGTGGCTAAGAATATCCACATGCAGATCCACTTAATCCTAGGAAGCTTTTGACCTAACAAGGTCGTGCTTTCGCCGTAGATATATTTTTTCTGCTCTGGATCTTTGATCTTTTCTTGAAATTCCGGATCTTTATCTAGATCTTTACCTCTAAAAATCGACCACGTTCCGATCGCAAGCATACCGATGAAAGTAGAAGGGATTGTTAATTTAAGTAGATCCAAATACGTACTAAAGCCCTCGATATGCACGCCTTGACCTAGTAAGATCGCGACCATCGAAACGCCGGCAACCGAAACGGGGCTAGCGATGATAGCAAGCTGCGAGGAGATCGTAGAAGCAGCCATCGGGCGCTCAGGGCGAATCCCGTTTTTAATAGCTACGTCATAGATGATCGGAAGCAGCGTATAGACGGTATGTCCCGTTCCACATAAGATTGTAAGCGTCCACGCAACAGTTGGAGCGATGATACAAACCATCTTTGGATGCTTACGAAGCAATTTCTCCGCTATTTGAAGCATTACATCAAGCCCTCCCGTAGCCTGTAGCGTTGCACTTGCTACGACAACTGCGAGGATAGTTAAAATAACGTCCACTGCCGGCTTACCCGGCTCTAATCTAAATCCAAACACTAAGATCACTAAGCCTATACCGCCTAGAATTCCCAGCGCCATACCGCCTTTTTTAGCACCATAAAACAAACAGCCCAAGACTATAATGAGCTGCAAAAAGAATTGAGTGCTTTCAGACAAACTTGTCAGAAACTCCATAGTTTCTCCTTCAGTAAAATTTAAAACAAACTTTGGCGATTATACTAACTTTTTATTTAAACAAAATTAAAGGAGCATTACGAATTGTAAAAATCTGTCAAAATAAAAATTTACTGAAATTATAATTTTAAAGCGGAATTTATATAACGAAATGCGAAATAAAATTTCACTTAGAGCTGTTTTATATCATAGAATTTCGCAACTTTTAAGAAAACTTAGAATTCCATTATAGCTCAAGCTTTAAACCGATTTTTAAGCCTTGGGGTAGTATCATTTCGCAAAGAGCGGATTAAGATGAATTTTAAAAAATTTTGTATTGCCTTTTTGATTTGTTTATCGCAGATGGCAGCAGCTGATAGCTTTGATCTAAACGCCACGCTGCGTCTGGGTGCATTCGACGCAAGCTCGCACCGACTGCTTTTATGCGGCAGTGGCGGCGAGCTTAGGATGTTTGATACTGCTAAATGGAATGTGGAGTTCGCGCAAAAATACAGCGATAATGAAATTACGGCTCTAAATTTCAAAAACGGCAAAATTTATCTAGCTTGGGGCGGGGCCGAAATCGCGGTGCTAAACGATAGACTAAAGTTTTTACGCACGCTTAAGACGGGGCGTAGCGGCACAGCCCAAATAGATGCGATCTATGCCGCAAAAGACGCGATTTACGCGGTAGTAGATAAGAATCAACTAATAAGATTAGACGAATACCCTGATAACAGCGCGGATGGCGGCTACGCCCCAGGTGAGAATTCCACCGCGAACGGGCAATCTTTAAATAAAAATTCCGCCCCAGATGGGCTGCGCGGAATTTCGTTTCATTACGGCAGGATCAATGCCGTTAGCCTGGGCGCTAACGGACTTTGCGTCGCAAGCTGGAACGGCGTAGCCTGTTTTAGCGCAGATCTTGTCGCGACTAAATTTAGCGGCATCGATACAGCGCCTAATCGCGCCGCGCAGGGAGAGCTTGGTAGCGTGAAATTTAAAGATGCAGAATTTAATAGCACGAGAATCGTGCAAGGCTCCGAGCAAAACGAAACAAAAGCTGGCGGCGCAAAGAGTGCGGAATTTCAAGGCTTAGAATTCAAAGGCGCAAAATTTCAAGACGAGGGGCTTAAAACTCAAAGCGAAATTTCAGCCGAAGCTGGCGATAAAAATTTAAGCGGCTCTATCATCACTGCGCTTGCAGACTGCGACGGGACGCTATTTGCAGGCGATATAGAGGGGAATTTTATAAATTTAAAAAGCGGCGAGCGCAAAAGCGTGGGCTCTTGGATCAAATCCATCGTGTGCGCCCGCGGCACGCAGTTTATCGCTACTAAAGATAAAATTTACGAAAATCAAAAAGTAGGATTAAAGGAGGTTGTGGATTTAAAAAGCGAATTTTTAGCGATGTACGCAGACGGGGAAGCGATCCTCGTAGTCAGCAAATCAGGTAAAATTTTAAAATTCTAAGAAAGGATTAGTATGTTAAAAAGTTTCAAACCCGTGCTTTTGGGCTCGGTTTTGTTCGCCGCAAGCGCCCTGTGTGCCGCAGATAGCGACTTAGAGCGCGTGATGAAAGAACGAAATTTAAGCGAAAAAGACGTTTTGGCGGCGGCTAAGACCTATCAGCCGACCGGTCGGAAGGACGATTATATGGTCTTCTCTTCCGGCGGTCAAAGCGGACAGGTGATCGTTTACGGCGTGCCGTCGATGAGGATCTACAAATATATCGGCGTATTTACCCCGGAGCCTTGGCAGGGATACGGCTTTGACGAGGAGAGCAAGGCGGTCTTAAGATCGGGCTCTATTAACGGCAAAGAGATCAACTGGGGCGATACTCACCATCCAAATTTCAGCGAGAAAAACGGCGAGTATGTGGGCGATTATCTCTTTATCAACGATAAGGCGAACCCAAGAATCGCGGTTATAAATTTATCCGATTTCGAAACCACTCAAATAGTTGTAAATCCCGTAATCAAAAGCGATCACGGCGGCTCTTTCGTAACGCCTAATACCGAATACGTCATCGAAACCAGCCAATACGCAGCCCCTTTTGATAACGACTGGCACCCAATCGAGGAGTATCAGGCGGTTTATCGCGGTGCAGTAACGCTATGGAAATTTGACTACGATAAAGGTAAAATAGACGTAAATAAATCCTTCTCGCTAGAGCTTCCTCCGTATATGCAAGATCTAAGCGACGCAGGTAAGGGCGAGAGCTTCGGCTGGGCGTTTACCAACAGCTTCAACTCCGAAATGTACACAGGCGGCATCGAAAAGGGTCTGCCTCCTATGGAAGCTGGTATGAGTCGCAACGATACTGACTACCTGCACGTTTATAACTGGCAAATTTTAGAAAAGCTTGCTCAAGACAGCAAAAACTACAAGGTTGTAAACGGACACAGAATAGTTACGATAGACGCCGCTGTAAAAGCGGGAGCGCTATTTTTGATCCCTGAAGCTAAATCCCCTCACGGCGTTGACGTTAGCCCTGATGGCCGCTATATCATTATCGGCGGCAAGTTAGATACTCACGCTAGCGTTTATGATTTCAAAAAGATCAAAGAGCTAATTGATAAAAAAGAATACGCAGGCAAGGATCCATACGGAATTCCGATCTTAGATATGCAAAAGACGCTTCACGGACAAGCAGAGCTTGGTCTTGGACCTTTGCATAATACCTTCGATTCGCAAGATGGCGTAATCTATACATCGCTTTACGTTGATAGCCAGATCGTAAAATGGAACTACAAAACGCTAAAGGTTTTAGATAGGATTAACGTCCACTACAATATCGGTCACCTCGACTCCATGGAGGGCAAATCCTCAAAGCCTGTCGGCAAATACGTAATCGCACTGGATAAGCTTTCGATCGATAGATTTAATCCTATCGGACCGCTTCATCCGCAAAATCACCAGCTAATCGACATCACCGGGCCTAAAATGGAGATGCTTTATGATCTTCCTATCGGTCTTGGCGAGCCGCACGACGTAGTTTCTATCGCAGCTAGTAAACTTCATACGAAACCTACCTATACTATGGGAACAAACTCTCGCACCGGCAAACAACACCCTGCTATGACGCTAGCGGGTCAAGAACGCATCGAGCGCGACGGCAAAAACGTAAAAGTCTATGCTACGGCGATCCGCAGCCATATTAATCCTGAGCACATCGAGGTTAATAAGGACGATAACGTAACGATCTATATGACAAATTTAGAGCGTGCCGAGGACGAAACTCACGGCTTTACGGTTGATGATTACGATCTGCATATGTCGCTTGAGCCGGGTAAGACTGCGAGCGTAAATTTCATCGCAGATAAAGAGGGCGTATTTCCTTTCTACTGCACAGAATTCTGCTCTGCGTTGCACCTTGAGATGTTTGGATATCTATATGTAAAAGATCCGAATAAAAAATATACTTCAGCTAAAGCGTCTATGCTAAAAGCTCTTAGCCCAGAAGCTCTAAAAGCCGAATACGACAAGGTAGTAGCTACGAATAAAGCCACCGACGACGTTATTCAATCAGTCGTTAAATTCTTAAAAGAGAAAAACTACGAGAAATATCCTAAGGTCAAGGCTTTAGTCGATGACGCGCTGGATCAATACGGCAAAATTCCTGAAACCAAAGCCAAGGCAGATGCCGCGGTAAAAGCAGGCGATATGAACGGCGCGATACTTTGGGAAGGTCAAGTTTGGCAGTATCTAGTAAAAACCGCAGATGTCGGACTTCGCGCTAAAAACAATCTAATCCGCGAGCTCTCCACCCCTATGAGCGAGGCTGCATCTAACGGCGAGAAGGCTTACCTACGCGGAGGCTGCAATGGCTGCCACGTCATAGGTCAAGTAAGCTCGGGTCCTGATCTAACGGGCGTCCTACTTCGCCATGAAAACGGCGAGAAATGGGTAGCCGATTTTATCAAAGACCCTGCTAAATTCTACGAAGACGACTACGTTAAGGCAATGATAAATTACTTCAACCTTCGCATGCCAAATCAGCATATGAAAGACGAAGAGATCAAAGATATCATCGAATACCTAAAATGGGTCGATGAGAACGCGGGTCTTAACTAGCCCCACTCTCCCCCGCAAGGGGGAGAATTTAAAGGAGACGAAATGCCAAAATATAAAATTTACGCGATTTTAGCGCTGCTTATTATGACGGTCGCTTTTACCATCCCTACGCTCGGATTTTTCAAAGTCCAAGGCAAAATCGTATCGGGGCAGGTTAGCAGCGTCTCGCAGCTGCCCGCATACTCCGCACCGATATGGAATTTTTATACGAAAGCATCGTATAAAAATCACCTAATTCCTAGTGATGTTAAAAACGATCTAGGCGCGATGCTGGAGCATAAATTTGAAGTGGGAGTCCCTAGCATACCGGTGTGGAAAATTTCACTCGAAGCGCCGAACTACCCTAAAGAGGCTTTCCCTGACGGGATTCCGCTCTACGTCCACGTTGACGGCTTTAGCGGCGATGTCGGCGAGATGAATACCCTAAATCACTATATCGGAATGTATCCCGTCTGGCGCGGCGGCACGCTCGAGCACTCGCTATCGCCGTATTATCTCATAATCGCTACGATCGGCATGCTCGCGTTTTTGTACTACGACGGCAAGGGGCAGACCCTGCTTATGATCCTGCCGATCATTGCGCCGCTTATCTTCATCGGCTGCTACGTAGGCTGGCTGTATTGGTTTGGGCACAACCTGCAAGACTGGGGCGCGTTTAAAATAAAGCCTTTTATGCCTACAGCATTTGGCGATGGTAGCGTGGCGCATTTTACTACCCATTCATATCCGGCTCTTGGCTTTTGGCTGATGCTGGCCCTATCGCTGCTATCGGCGTTAGCATTACTATCTAAGAAAAAATTCCTACGAGAGCATAGATGAGGCTTTTGCTTCTAGTAATCTCGCTCGCGCTAAGCTTAGGTGCGGGCGAGCTTCAAGACGCGATCGATAGCGCAAAAGCGGGCGATATTATCGAACTAGCCGCAGGCGAGTACCACGGCAATATTTTAATAGATAAACCCCTTACTATCGACGGACTAGACCGTTCCGCCGTGATCATAGGCGATCGCAACGGAACGGTCATCCGCGTCCGCTCGCCGCATGTTACAATCAAGAATTTAACAATCCAAAACGGAGGCTTCGAGCATCTTAGCGAGGATGCGGGGATCAACGTAAGCGACGTAAACGGCGTAATCATAAAAAATAATCTCATCAAAGACGTGCTCTACGGCGTCGTGCTAAGCAAGGCAAACGACGTAACGATCGAGGGCAACGAAATTTCAAGCAATACCTACCGCACGAGTTTCAAAGGCGACGGCATCAAGCTTTGGTATTCCAATGCCAATAAAATTTTAAATAACGACGTTCATAACGTCCGCGACACCGTTTTTTACTTCTCTAACGGCAATCTCGTCGCAGGTAATAAAGGTCATAGCTGCCGCTATTCGCTGCACTTTATGAACTCCGGGCATAACGTCGTGGAGGATAACTACTACGACGGCAATAGCGTGGGATTATTTTTTATGTTTTCAAGCGATAATATCGCCAGGCGTAACGTCGTGCGTAATGCAGACGGCGCTTACGGCGTAGGTATCGGTATGAAGGATAGCTCAAATTTCAGAGTTACGGATAATAAAGTCGTCTACAACGCCCGCGGGTTTTATCTGGATCAATCCCCCTATCAGCCGGGCTCGCTTAACGTTTTTGAAAACAACGATATCGAATACAACAGCATCGGCGTGCAATTCCACGCCACGCAGCTAAAAAGCGTATTTAAAAACAATAAATTTAAAGGAAATATGGAGATCGTGCTAAACGATACGCCTGAGTCCAAGCTCTTGCAAAACGAATGGAGTGGCAACTACTTCGACGATTACGACGGATTTGATCGCGATGGCGACGGCTACGGCGACGTTAGCTACAGCTCATATGCTTATGCCGACAGAC
This window harbors:
- a CDS encoding lactate racemase domain-containing protein — its product is MQIPIAYGKDDHLNLEINEKNLLGVFDPNPVAKFDETALIAKALANPINQKSFDEFIAGEQKIVIIVNDGTRPTPTAKILKQIYPKIREKNKIFIIATGCHRQCSLDEYEMIFGKEIYAEIRAKNEVHDHDSKHDEMVFLGESKNGTQMYLNKIVAEAKKVIVIGSVEPHYFAGYTGGRKAFLPGTASYESITQNHKLALSSDAQALRLEGNPVHEDMIDAMKVLAHIDVFSIQTVLDSEHGVYYASAGDLNDSFYDCVKKADEVFCVNIPRKADIVISVAPYPMDVDLYQAQKALDNGKLALAQDGILIMVAKCRTGIGPKPFFDLMASADTPKKVLEKISAGFKLGYHKAAKMAEISLWAQTWAVSDLSDDEMRAVHLKPYHDIQKAVDDALAQKGADAKIIILPFGSMTVPKA
- a CDS encoding nitrous oxide reductase family maturation protein NosD, giving the protein MRLLLLVISLALSLGAGELQDAIDSAKAGDIIELAAGEYHGNILIDKPLTIDGLDRSAVIIGDRNGTVIRVRSPHVTIKNLTIQNGGFEHLSEDAGINVSDVNGVIIKNNLIKDVLYGVVLSKANDVTIEGNEISSNTYRTSFKGDGIKLWYSNANKILNNDVHNVRDTVFYFSNGNLVAGNKGHSCRYSLHFMNSGHNVVEDNYYDGNSVGLFFMFSSDNIARRNVVRNADGAYGVGIGMKDSSNFRVTDNKVVYNARGFYLDQSPYQPGSLNVFENNDIEYNSIGVQFHATQLKSVFKNNKFKGNMEIVLNDTPESKLLQNEWSGNYFDDYDGFDRDGDGYGDVSYSSYAYADRLWAHKPSVRFFYGSSGIALLNFISKLAPFSEPELLLKDPKPRMRQ
- the nosZ gene encoding Sec-dependent nitrous-oxide reductase, producing the protein MLKSFKPVLLGSVLFAASALCAADSDLERVMKERNLSEKDVLAAAKTYQPTGRKDDYMVFSSGGQSGQVIVYGVPSMRIYKYIGVFTPEPWQGYGFDEESKAVLRSGSINGKEINWGDTHHPNFSEKNGEYVGDYLFINDKANPRIAVINLSDFETTQIVVNPVIKSDHGGSFVTPNTEYVIETSQYAAPFDNDWHPIEEYQAVYRGAVTLWKFDYDKGKIDVNKSFSLELPPYMQDLSDAGKGESFGWAFTNSFNSEMYTGGIEKGLPPMEAGMSRNDTDYLHVYNWQILEKLAQDSKNYKVVNGHRIVTIDAAVKAGALFLIPEAKSPHGVDVSPDGRYIIIGGKLDTHASVYDFKKIKELIDKKEYAGKDPYGIPILDMQKTLHGQAELGLGPLHNTFDSQDGVIYTSLYVDSQIVKWNYKTLKVLDRINVHYNIGHLDSMEGKSSKPVGKYVIALDKLSIDRFNPIGPLHPQNHQLIDITGPKMEMLYDLPIGLGEPHDVVSIAASKLHTKPTYTMGTNSRTGKQHPAMTLAGQERIERDGKNVKVYATAIRSHINPEHIEVNKDDNVTIYMTNLERAEDETHGFTVDDYDLHMSLEPGKTASVNFIADKEGVFPFYCTEFCSALHLEMFGYLYVKDPNKKYTSAKASMLKALSPEALKAEYDKVVATNKATDDVIQSVVKFLKEKNYEKYPKVKALVDDALDQYGKIPETKAKADAAVKAGDMNGAILWEGQVWQYLVKTADVGLRAKNNLIRELSTPMSEAASNGEKAYLRGGCNGCHVIGQVSSGPDLTGVLLRHENGEKWVADFIKDPAKFYEDDYVKAMINYFNLRMPNQHMKDEEIKDIIEYLKWVDENAGLN
- the larC gene encoding nickel pincer cofactor biosynthesis protein LarC, whose product is MAKILYYDASAGVSGDMNLAALVELGVDFDYLCAELEKLNLAGEFKLERKNVLKNGIAATKIDVVPLKSQPHARSYAGIRQILESSNLSRSCKQRAGAIFRTIAQAEAKVHGTEVERVHFHEIGAIDSIADVAGAAICIEYLFEKLGVSRVVSSKIELGGGVALCDHGALSVPAPAVCEILKGVPVSLGRANFEMTTPTGAAILKACADEFTDGASFRIEKIGYGAGDKDAAGFANVLRAMICESHLSDESGESNLSTQAGCSTVCKQILISTNIDDMDAESFALACEILRENGALDVFSRSIFMKKGRMGFELNALCSKQDAQNLKDLIFTHTTAIGVREVEIAKIELKREFARVQTKFGEIGLKISGSGQTQKAKPEFDECKAAALAHDTTIERVRKEALKIYDETRKTKG
- a CDS encoding anaerobic C4-dicarboxylate transporter, whose product is MEFLTSLSESTQFFLQLIIVLGCLFYGAKKGGMALGILGGIGLVILVFGFRLEPGKPAVDVILTILAVVVASATLQATGGLDVMLQIAEKLLRKHPKMVCIIAPTVAWTLTILCGTGHTVYTLLPIIYDVAIKNGIRPERPMAASTISSQLAIIASPVSVAGVSMVAILLGQGVHIEGFSTYLDLLKLTIPSTFIGMLAIGTWSIFRGKDLDKDPEFQEKIKDPEQKKYIYGESTTLLGQKLPRIKWICMWIFLATIALVAVLGYEKSLRPAWTKNVPGKSVEIIVDKKMVKNITIKDGQVISMVDGGKVVSNVKESKAKDATKFNSVEIYDKDKKLTQSIVSQDGNVVITTGDKSESIANASIVVKDTMKKTTNLNMVLTIQIFMLLAASIMMIASGIKAGNIAKNEIFHSGMIALVAIYGISWMAETMFTAHIEMLKASLGEVVKAYPWTYIIVSLLISKFLNSQAAAIATFVPLAVTIGIDPGLIIAFAPACYGYYILPTYPSDLAAIQFDRSGTTHIGRFVINHSFIFPGLIGVLTACGVGFVLAHLYGYL